Proteins from a genomic interval of Vicia villosa cultivar HV-30 ecotype Madison, WI unplaced genomic scaffold, Vvil1.0 ctg.002746F_1_1, whole genome shotgun sequence:
- the LOC131639727 gene encoding uncharacterized protein LOC131639727 codes for MTNNKNQEAAIKSLETQVGQLAKQLAANQSNATFSANTQENPKEHCKAVVTRTGQKGSNNETERNVVEDNTEEEAEKHGGEDEEYEIININAEEDNVNTEVKKKEKLKRRSSREKLASNVIPSQHLPYPHAPSKKDHAKQYASAIISRLPQKARDLGRVTLPITIGNQNIGNGLIDLGSSINLIPLSIVKRLGNIEMKSTRMTLQLADKSTTLPYGVAQDMLVKVDKFLFPVDFVVIDMEEDKESPIILERPFMKTARMMIDIDDGIMKLRVQDEEV; via the exons ATGACGAATAACAAGAATCAAGAGGCAGCAATAAAAAGTttggaaactcaagtgggtcaACTGGCTAAACAACTTGCAGCTAATCAGTCAAATGCAACATTCtcagccaacactcaagagaatccaaaagagcactGCAAAGCGGTAGTGACAAGGACTGGACAAAAAGGAAGTAATAATGAAACTGAAAGGAACGTGGTTGAAGATAATACGGAAGAGGAAGCTGAAAAACATggcggagaagatgaagaatatgaaattatcAATATTAATGCTGAAGAAGATAATGTGAATACAgaagtcaaaaagaaagaaaagctgaAAAGAAGAAGCAGTAGAGAAAAGTTGGCAAGCAACGTGATACCCAGTCAACATTTACCATACCCTCATGCGCCATCAAAGAAGGACCACGCCAAGCAATATGcaag TGCCATAATATCACGCCTTCCTCAAAAGGCAAGAGACCTCGGAAGAGTCACATTGCCGATTACAATTGGAAATCAAAATATCGGGAATGGACTGATTGATTTAGGATCAAGTATCAATCTAATTCCTCTATCAATAGTAAAGCGGttgggaaatattgagatgaagtCAACAAGAATGACTTTACAGTTAGCAGATAAATCAACCACTCTACCTTACGGTgttgcacaagacatgttagtgaaAGTTGACAAATTCTTGTTTCCAGTAGACTTCGTTGTGATTGACATGGAAGAGGACAAGGAGTCACCTATCATTCTGGagagaccattcatgaaaacagcccgaaTGATGATCGACATTGATGATGGTATAATGAAGTTAAGAGttcaagatgaagaggtatgA